The following nucleotide sequence is from Solidesulfovibrio carbinolicus.
CCTGAAGCCCTCGGCCGCCAAGGGCACCTATCTCCAGGCCATGGCCCTGGCCACCACCATGGGTCCCGGCATCAAGGTGGACACCCAGTCGGTGCGCAAGCTGCTTGAGGGCTAACCGCTTCCGATCCGATAACGCATGATCCGTCCCGTGCCAGAGGTGCGTCCTCTGGCCGGGACGATTTTTCGATATACAACAGGGCATCGAAGGCGAGTCAAAGACAGCGGGTGGGGACGTTCCCCTTAATTTCCCGCCGAGACCCCGCTTTGGCTCACTTGAAGGCCCGCCAACCCGCATGTGGAGGTAGGTACCGTGCAACGTGCGCAAAAAAACGAGATTATCGAAAAACTGCGCGCAAGGGCGGACCGGGCCGGCATCGTGGTGGTCACCGACTTTCGTGGCATGACGGTGGAGGAGCTGACGGAACTGCGCAGCAAGCTCCGCGCCGCAGGGATCGACTATCAGGTCGTGAAAAACACCCTGGCCCGGCTGGCGGTGAAAAATGGCGTCCATGACGCCCTCAAGGACCATCTCATCGAGAACAACGGCATCGCCTTCGGGTACGAAGACCCCGTCGTCGCCGCCAAGGTCCTTGTGGATTACGCCAAGACCAGCAAGAAGTTCTCTGTCAAGCTCGCCTGTCTCTCCGGAAAGATCATCGACGCCGCCGGCGTCGCCGAGCTCTCCAAGCTGCCGAGCAAGCCCGAACTCCTTGCCATGACCCTTGGCACCATGAACGCCGTGCCCACGAACTTCGTCAGCCTGTTCGCGAACGTCATTCGCGGCGCGCTGTACGCCCTTACGGCCATCAAGGAAAAAAAGGAAGCGGCCTAAAGCCTGCTTCCGCCAAAGCGAACCTTTTAGGAGGAACATTCCATGTCCGAGATCACCAAAGAGCAAGTTGTCGATTTCATTGCCAATATGACCGTCCTTGAGCTCTCTCAGTTCATCAAGGAGCTCGAAGAAAAGTTCGGCGTTTCCGCCGCTGCCCCGGCCATGGGCATGATGATGGCCGCTCCGGCTGCTGGCGAGGCCGCTCCGGCCGAGGAAGAGAAGACCGAGTTCGACGTCATCCTGACCAACGCCGGCGGCAACAAGATCGCCGTCATCAAGGTCGTGCGCGCCCTGACCGGTCTGGGCCTCAAGGAAGCCAAGGCCAAGGTCGACGAGCTGCCTTCCTCCATCAAGGAAGCCGTCTCTAAGGCCGAAGCCGAGGACGCCAAGAAGCAGCTCGAAGAGTCCGGAGCCACCTGCGAAATCAAGTAGCTTGCCGTTTTCGGCCGCTTGTGACTACAAAGAGCGCCCCCTCCGCGAGGGGCGGGGCGCTCTTTTTCCCTTTTTGTGATTTTTCGCTTTCCGCTTCCCCCTCGGTGGGGTAGACCCGAGGTTCAGGGACAAACCAGGCGCGACGCGCGCTCCGCAAGGCCAATGACAGGCGTTCCGCACGCCACGCATCTTTCCAACGTCGTAGCCCTGCAACAGAGGACACAATGGCCCAGCTGACCAAAAATTTCGGCAAGATCGTCAAAACGCTGACCATTCCCCATCTGCTCAATCTGCAGATCGACTCCTACGAGCTCTTTCTGCAAAAAGATATTCCTCCCACCAGCCGGGAGGACGCGGGACTTGAAGGCGTCTTCCGTTCGGTCTTTCCCATCGAGGATTTTAATAAAACTGCCTCGTTGGAATACGTCAGCTACGAAATCGGCGAGCCGAAATACGACGTGCCCGAGTGCATCGCCAAAGGCCTGACCTTCGAGGCGCCCCTGCGCATCAAGGTCCGCCTGGTCGTGTATGACGTGGATGAAGAGACGGAAAACCGCACCATCCGCGACATCAAGGAACAGATCATCTATTTCGGCACCGTGCCGCTTATGACCGAGAAAGGCACGTTTATCATCAACGGCACCGAGCGCGTCATCGTCAACCAGCTCCAGCGCTCCCCGGGCATTATCTTCGAGCACGACTCCGGTAAAAGCCACACCAGCCGCAAGGTCCTCTATTCCTGCCGCATCATCCCCATGCGCGGCTCCTGGCTCGATTTCGACTACGACCACAAGGACATCCTGTACGTGCGCATCGACCGCCGTCGCAAGATGCCCGCCACCATCCTGTTCAAGGCCATGGGCATGTCGCGCGGCGACATCCTGCGCTATTTCTACGAAGTCGAGCACTTCACCTTCGAGCCGCACCATGTCTACCGCCAGGTGCAGCCCGATTTCTACCGCAAGGAAAAGGCCTATTCGGAGATCCGCGACAGCGAGGGCAAGGTCATCGTCGCCGTGGACAAGCCCATCACCAAGCGGGCCTGGCGGCTCATGCTGGAAGCCGGCATTGAGAAGGTCGAGGTCGATCCGGCCACGCTGCTTGGCCTGTTTTTGGCCGAGGACCAGTCCGATCCGGCCACCGGCGAAGTGATGGCCGAGGCCGGCGACGAACTGACCGCCGACCTCATCGAAAAGCTCAAGGACGCCGGCGTCGTCGATCTGCCTCTGCTGCACACCCGTGGCGTGGACACCTCGTCCTCCATCCGCGACACGTTGGCCCTGGACAAGACCATCGACACCATCACGGCCCAGGTGGAAATCTACCGCCGCCTGCGTCCGTCCTCGCCGCCGACCCCGGAAATCGCGGCCAACTTCTTCGAGAACCTGTTCCGCAATCCGGACTACTACGACCTCTCTCCGGTCGGCCGCTACAAGATCAACGCCCGGCTCAAAGTCGATCAGCCGCTGGATTTCCGCACCCTGGCCAACGACGACATCTTAAAAGCCGTCAAGCACCTGACCTTCCTCAAGGACTCCCACGGTCCGGCCGACGACATCGACCACCTGGGCAACCGCCGGGTGCGTCCCGTGGGCGAGCTGGTCGAGAACCAGTACCGCATCGGCCTTGTGCGCATGGAGCGGGCCATCAAGGAGCGCATGAGCCTGCAGGAAGTGGCCACGCTCATGCCCCACGACCTCATCAATCCCAAGCCCGTGGCCGCGGTCCTCAAGGAATTCTTCGGCACCTCCCAGCTGTCGCAGTTCATGGACCAGACCAACCCGCTTTCGGAAGTCACCCACAAGCGCCGCCTGTCGGCCCTTGGACCGGGCGGTCTGACCCGCGAGCGCGCCGGCTTCGAGGTCCGCGACGTCCACACCTCGCACTACGGCCGCATCTGCCCCATCGAAACGCCGGAAGGCCCAAACATCGGCCTCATCGTGTCCCTGACCACCCACTCCAAGGTCAATGACTTCGGCTTTATCGAGACGCCCTATAAGGTTGTCAAGGACGGCCAGCTCACCGGCGAGACCATCTACCTCGACGCCACCCGCGAAATCGACGAGGTCATCGCCGGCGCCAACGCGCCCTTGGACGAGAACAAGGCGTTTATCAATCCCATGGTCGGCGCGCGCATTCGCGGCGACCAGGTGGTGATCCCGCGCGAGCAGGTCACCCTGATGGACATTTCGCCCAGCCAAATCGTGTCCGTCTCGGCCGCGCTCATTCCGTTCCTTGAACATGACGACGCCAACCGCGCGCTCATGGGTTCGAACATGCAGCGCCAGGCCGTGCCGCTTTTGCGCTGCGAGCAGCCGCTCGTCGGCACCGGCATGGAAGGCGCGGTGGCCAAGGATTCCGGCTCCTGCATCCTGGCCGAGGGCGAGGGCTTCGTCCACTACGCCGACGCCGAGCGCATCATTGTGTGCTACGACGATCCGGCCGTGGGCACGGACACCGGTTCGGCCAAGACCTACGAACTGCTCAAGCACCACAAGTCCAACCAGAACACCTGCTTCGGCCAGGTGCCGCGCGTGCTGGTCGGGCAGCGGGTGGTCAAGGGCGACGTCCTGGCCGACGGCCCGGGCATCCGCGACGGCGAACTGGCCCTGGGCAAGAACCTGCTGGTCGCGTTCATGCCCTGGTGCGGCTACAACTACGAAGACTCCATCCTCATTTCCGAAAACGCGGTCAAAGACGACACCTTCACCTCGGTGCACATCGAGGAGTTCGAGGTCGTGGCCCGCGACACCAAGCTTGGACCCGAGGAAATCACCCGCGACATCCCCAACGTCGGCGAGGAGATGCTTAAAGACCTCGACGACTGCGGCATCATCCGCATTGGTGCCCGGGTGGCCCCGGACGACATCCTGGTCGGCAAGATCACGCCCAAGGGCGAGACCCAGCTGACCCCCGAAGAAAAGCTCCTGCGAGCCATCTTCGGCGACAAGGCCCGGGACGTCAAAAACACTTCGCTCAAGGTCCCGCCCGGAATCGAGGGCACGGTCATCGACGTGCGCGTGTTCAACCGCCGCTCCGGCGAGAAGGACGACCGCACCCGCCAGATCGAGGACTTCGAGCTGGCCCGCCTGGACACCAAGGAAGGCCAGCACGCCGCCGCCATCGCCGCCAACGTGCGTCGCCGGCTGTGGCCGGTGGTCTCCGGCAAGACCGTGTTCCAGACCATCAAGGGCGTGAAAAAAGGCGAAGTGCTTCTCGAAGCCAACCACCCCATGACCCAGGAGGTCCTGGAGGCGCTGCCGGTCAAGAAACTGTCCGGCCTGTTCACCTCCAAGGAGACCAACGAGGCCGTGGCCGAGGTCCTCGACGAGTACGACCGCCACATCCAGTTCATCAAGGGCCTCTACGACCAGAAGCGCGAGAAGACCACCGAGGGCGACGATCTGCCGCCTGGCGTCATCAAGATGGTCAAGGTCTACGTGGCCGTGAAGCGCAAGCTCAACGTCGGCGATAAAATGGCCGGCCGCCACGGCAACAAGGGCGTTGTGTCCTGCATCCTGCCCATCGAGGACATGCCCTTTTTCTCCCACGGCCGTCCCGTGGACATCGTGCTCAACCCCCTGGGCGTGCCTTCGCGCATGAACATCGGCCAGATCCTGGAAACCCACCTGGGCTGGGCCGGCATGGAGCTGGGCCGCCAGCTGGCCGAACTGGTCGATTCCGGCAAGGCCATGGAAGGCGTGCGCGACCGGGCCAAGGAAGTCTTCGACACCGAGGAGACCACGGCCCTTATCGACGGCATGTCCGACGACGACCTGCGTGACGCCCTGCGGGCGCTTAAAAACGGCATCGTGGCCAAGACCCCGGTCTTTGACGGCGCCACCGAAGACGAGCTGTGGAGCTGGCTCAAGCTGGCCGGCCTGCCCGAGGACGGCAAGGTCACCCTCTACGACGGCCGCACCGGCGAGGCTTTCCACCGGCCGGTCACCGTGGGCTGCATGTATATCTTGAAGCTCCACCACCTGGTCGACGAGAAGATCCACGCCCGTTCCACCGGCCCGTACTCCCTGGTCACCCAGCAGCCGCTGGGCGGCAAGGCCCAGTTCGGCGGCCAGCGTCTGGGTGAAATGGAAGTCTGGGCTCTGGAAGCCTACGGCGCGTCGTACCTCCTGCAGGAGTTCTTGACCGTCAAGTCCGACGACGTCGGCGGCCGCGTCAAGATGTACGAGAAGATCGTCAAGGGCGACAATTTCCTGGAAGCCGGGTTGCCCGAGTCCTTCAACGTCTTGGTCAAGGAACTTATGTCCCTGGGCCTGGACGTGGACCTGATCCAGGACGAAAAAAAGATCGCTAAGGTTCCGCCGCGGCGCTAGCGGCGCACTCGGGACCCCTTCGCCGCCCGCCTTTGGGATGATTTCCCGAAGGCGGGCGGGCGCGGGGCCGCCCCCGGGTCCGCTCGCCCCCAAACGCCCCGGACCTTCGACATAAGCTTCACGTCCCAACCAGCCCGCCGGTTTTCGGCGGCGCAGCCGCGGGGAAGTCCTCCCGCCATACGAGGTGACCGTATGTCCCTGGACGAATTGTTCAGCATGCGCGGCATCGGCCAGACCGCCGTGTCCAGCCGTACGCTCAAATCCATCCGCATATCCATCGCCTCTCCCGAAAAGATCCGGGAATGGTCGTTTGGTGAAGTCAAAAAGCCCGAGACCATCAACTACCGGACGTTCAAGCCCGAGCGCGACGGCCTTTTTTGCGCCAAGATCTTCGGACCGGTCAAAGACTACGAGTGCAACTGCGGGAAGTACAAGCGCATGAAGCACCGCGGCATCGTGTGCGAAAAATGCGGCGTCGAAGTCATCGCCTCCAAGGTCCGCCGCGAGCGCATGGGCCACATCGAACTGGCCGCCCCGGTGGCCCATATCTGGTTTTTGAAGACCCTGCCGTCCAAGATCGGCACCCTGCTCGACATGACCATGGTGGACCTGGAAAAGGTCCTCTATTTCGATTCCTATCTGGTGCTCGACCCCAAGGACACCAACCTCACCAAGTTCCAGGTCATTTCCGAGGAGCAGTACATCCAGGTCATCGACCACTACGGCGGCGAGGACGCTCTGGTCGTGGGCATGGGCGCGGAAGCCGTGCGCGGCCTGCTTGAGGAGATCGATCTGCTGACCCTTCGCGCCGAGCTGCGCGAAGAGTCCATGACCACCAAGTCGCAGACCAAAAAGAAAAAGATCATCAAGCGCCTCAAGGTCGTCGAGGCCTTCATCGAATCGGCCAACAAGCCCGAGTGGATGATCATGGAAGTCATTCCGGTCATCCCGCCTGAGCTGCGCCCCCTGGTCCCCCTGGACGGCGGCCGTTTCGCTACCTCCGATTTGAACGACCTCTACCGACGCGTGATTAACCGCAACAACCGCCTCAAGCGGCTCATTGAGCTTGGCGCGCCGGACATCATCATCCGCAACGAAAAGCGCATGCTCCAGGAAGCCGTGGATGCGCTCTTTGACAACGGCCGTCGCGGTCGGGCCATCACCGGCACCAACGGCCGGCCGCTCAAGTCGCTGTCCGACATGATCAAGGGCAAGCAGGGCCGCTTCCGCCAGAACTTGCTCGGCAAGCGCGTCGACTATTCCGGCCGTTCGGTCATCGTCGTCGGGCCCCGGCTCAAGCTCCACCAGTGCGGCCTGCCCAAAAAGATGGCCCTGGAGCTGTTTAAGCCCTTCATCTATTCCAAGCTGGAAGAAAAGGGGCTGGCCACCACCATCAAGACGGCCAAGAAGATGGTCGAGCGCGAAGAGCTGGTGGTCTGGGACATCCTCGAAGACGTGGTGCGCGAGTACCCAATTCTTCTTAACCGCGCCCCGACGCTGCACCGCCTGGGCATCCAGGCCTTTGAACCGACGCTGGTCGAAGGCAAGGCCATCCAGCTGCATCCGCTGGTCTGCTCGGCCTACAACGCCGACTTCGACGGCGACCAGATGGCCGTCCACGTGCCCCTGTCCGTGGAAGCCCAGATCGAATGCCGCGTGCTCATGATGTCCACCAACAACATCCTTTCGCCGGCCAACGGCACGCCCATCATCGTGCCGTCCCAGGATATCGTCCTTGGCTTGTACTATCTGACCATCGAACGCAGCTTCGCCCAGGGCGAGGGCAAGGTCTTTGCCGACACCGGCGAGGTCATCTGCGCCGTGGACGCCGGGGTGGTCAGCCTGCACGCCCGCATCACCTGCCGCATAAACGGCGAGCGGGTCAAAACCACGCCGGGCCGCATCATCGTTGGCGAACTCATGCCCGAGGGCGTGCCCTTCGAGCTGGTCAACACCGTGCTCAACAAGCGCAGCATCGGCAAGCTCGTGGGCGACACCTACCGCATGGCCGGCACCAAGGCCACGGTCATCCTGTGCGACCGCTTAAAGGACCTCGGTTACGAGTACGCGACGCGCGCCGGCGTCTCCATTGGCGTCAAGGACCTGGCCATTCCGTCCACCAAGGCCCGTTTGCTGGAAGCCTCCCAGAAAGAGGTGGACGACATCGAAATCCAGTACGGCGAAGGCATCATCACTCGTACCGAGAAATACAACAAGGTCGTCGACGTCTGGACCAAGGCCACCAACGACGTGGCCACGGAAATGATGAAGGAGATCTCCTGGGATACGCTCACCGATGAAGCCTCCGGGCGGGTGGAGAAGAACACCTCCAGCAACCCGATCTTCATGATGATCCACTCCGGTTCGCGAGGCAACCAGGACCAGATGCGCCAGCTGGCCGGCATGCGCGGCCTGATGGCCAAGCCGTCCGGCGAAATCATCGAGACGCCCATCACCTCGAACTTCCGCGAGGGCCTGTCGGTCGCCCAGTACTTCAACTCCACCCACGGCGCTCGAAAGGGTCTGGCCGATACGGCCCTTAAGACCGCCAACTCCGGTTACCTGACCCGTCGTCTCGTCGACGTCGTCCAGGACGTCATTATCACCGAGATCGACTGCGGCACTGTCGATGGCCTGGAGATCACCCACTACGTCAAGGCCGGCGACATCAAGCAGCGCGTTCACGAGCGCGCCCTGGGCCGGACCTGTATGTTCGACGTCTACGATCCGGTCACCGACGAGGTCATCATCCCGACCAACGCGCTCATTGACGAGCACTACGCCCAGGTCATCGAAGACAAGGGCTTCAGCTCGCTGATGATCCGCTCGACCCTGACCTGCCAGTCCAAGCACGGCGTGTGCGCCATGTGCTACGGCCGCGACCTGGCCCGGGGACACCTGGTCAACGTCGGCGAGACCGTGGGCATCATCGCCGCCCAGTCCATCGGCGAGCCGGGCACCCAGCTCACCATGCGCACCTTCCACATCGGCGGCACGGCGGCGCGCGAAATCGCCCAGTCGTCGGTGACGGCCCAGCACAGCGGCCGGATCGTGCTGTCTCGCGTCAAGTCCATCGTCAACCAGCAGGGCCACACCATCATGATGGGCAAGTCCGGCCAGGTGTCGGTGGTCGATGACCAGGGCCGCGAACGCGAGCGCTACAGCCTGCCCTCGGGCGCGAAACTGTACGCCGTGGCCGGCCAGGAAGTGAAAAAAGACCAGTTGCTGGCCGAATGGGATCCGTTCAACGAACCGTTTGTCACCGACGTCGCCGGTGTGATCAAGTTCACCGACATCGTGGAAGGCAAGACCTACCAGGAGAAGGTGGACGACGCCACCAAGCGCGCCACGCAAACCATCATCGAATACCGCACCACCTCGTACCGTCCGTCGGTCTCCATCGTGGACGAGCGGGGCAATCCCAAATACCGGCCCGGCACCAACACCCCGGCCATCTTCTCCATGCCGGTTGGCGCGATTCTCATGTTGCGCGACGGCCAGGAGGTCTTCGAAGGCGACATCATCGCCCGTAAGCCCCGCGAGTCCTCCAAGACCAAGGACATCGTCGGCGGTCTTCCCCGCGTCGCCGAGCTGTTTGAAGTCCGCAAGCCCAAGGAAATGGCGGTCGTCTCGGAAATCGACGGTCTGGTCTCCTTTGGCCCGGAAACCAAGGGCAAGCGCAAGATCATCGTCACCCCCGAGGCCGGCGATCCCAAGGAATACCTCATTCCGCGCGGCAAGCACGTCACGGTCCAGGAAGGCGACTTCGTGGAAGCCGGCGAACTGCTGACCGAAGGCTACCCGGAACTGCACGACATCCTGAAGATCAAGGGCGAGAAGTTCCTGGCCAAGTACCTCGTGGACGAAATCCAGGACGTGTACCGGTTCCAGGGCGTGGGCATCAACGACAAGCACATTGAAATCATTGTGCGCCAGATGCTCAAAAAGGTCTCCATCCTCGATTCCGGCGAGACCAACTTCCTCATTGGCGAGCAGGTGGACAAGATCCGCTTCATGGAAGAAAACGCCCGGGTCATGGAAGAGGGCCTCAAGCCCGCCATGGCCGAACCGCTGGTGCTGGGTATCACCCAGGCCTCGCTGTCCACGGATTCGTTCATCTCGGCGGCCTCCTTCCAGGAGACCACCAAGGTGCTCACCGAAGCCTCGCTCATGGGCAAGGACGACTCCCTGAGGGGACTTAAGGAAAACGTCATCGTGGGCCGGCTCATCCCGGCCGGCACCGGCTACCGTCGCTACATGGACAGCGAAATCGCCGTGCCGCGCCAGCCCGAGCGCCCCGACCGGTTCCTGGAAGAGCTGGAAGAAAGCCCCATCGTCGGCAGCATCGATCTCGACTAGCCGTCCAGGGCGTCAAACGACACGTCGGGGGACTCCGCAAGGGGTCCCCTTTTTTGTCGTGCCGGGCCAAGGGCTGCGACAAGGGGGCCGTTCCCCTGCGCAGGGACTTTGGCGGCATGGGCGCAAGACGAATCGTCCGGGATAGCGCGGCGAACCGCTGGGAGCACAAGACCTTTCCTGTTGCGAAACGGGGGCGTTTGGCGCAAATATGGACTGGAAAAGGGACTGTCCGGCAACGCCGCGCAGTGCTTTTTCGACAGGCGGCAGACGGGAAAGCCGTATGACAAACGGTTGCAGCAATCCAGCGCAGGTCAGCTGTCTGCGTTGGTTGGATGCTCTGTCGGAGTTCGTTCACTTTTTTGCCATGCTTTGCCCGGTTCGTCGCAGGGGCAAGAATCGGGTTGCCGACCATGCTGCGCACTTGGATGGGGATATTCCTGACGTTGCTGACCGTCGTTGCGCTTGGCGTATTGCAGTTCAACGGCATCGTCATCCCCAATCCTGTGCTTTTTTTTGCCCTGTCCATCGTTGTCTCGGCATTTCTCGGCGGCTGTCCGGCCGGCTTTTGCAGCGTTGCCATCTCCCTGGCCTATGTGCTTGTGGACTGGTCCCAGCCCGGGGCGCTTTTGCAGTACAGTCCGGCCAACGTCCAGCGGTTGCTGGTGTTTCTGGCCACCATGCCGCTCCTGGCGCTCCTGGTGTGCCAGCTCCACCGGACCAATCGGGCGCGCCTGACTGCCCTTATGGCCAGGACAGAAGAACTGGAAGCCAGCCGCAGACGCCTCCAGCGAGCCGAGCTGGTGGCCAGGACCGGCAACTGGGAAGTGGATGTGGCCACCGGGGCGCTCTCCACGTCCGAAGGGGCCCGGCGCATCTATGGCCTTGGCGACGGGGAGATGACCCTGGACGAGGCCAAGGACCGCCCCTTGCCCCAACATCGCCAGATGCTGGACGCCAGTTGGACCGCCATGATCGAACGCGGCGAGCCTTACGCCGTCGATTTCCAGATATTGCGGCCAACCGACGGGGCGCTGATCGACATCCACTCGCGCGCTGCCTACAACGCCGCGTCCGGCACGGTGTTCGGCATCATCCAGGACGTCACCGCCGCCAAGCAGGTGGAAGCGGCGCTTATCGCCGCCCGTCGCCGAGCCGACGAAGCCAACGCGGCCAAGAGCCGGTTTTTGGCCACCATGAGCCATGAGGTGCGCACGCCCCTCAACGGTGTGCTTGGCATGTTGCAGGTGCTGGAAGAGGCCGAACTCTCTCCCCAGGACCGCGCCTGCCTGCAAGCCGCCCTGGCTTCGGCCCGCCATCTCGGCGCGCTGGTCTCGGACATCCTGGATATTTCCCGCATCGAGTCCGGCCGCCTGGAAACGGTCTTCGAACCGTTTTCGCTGCCGGCCGTGGTCGAGGAGACCTGCGCCCCCCTGGCCGCCCTGGCCCGGGGCAAGGGGCTGAATTGGAGCCTCTGGCTCGACGAGACGTTGCCGGAGCAGGTGATTGGCGATTCCCAGAAGCTGCGCCGGGTGCTCAACAACGTCATCGGCAACGCCGTCAAGTTTACGGCCCGTGGAGGGGTGCGCCTGTCGTGTCGGCTGGTTCGCGTCCGGGCGGGGCGGGCCATGGTGCGTTGTCTGGTCGCTGACGACGGACCAGGCGTGTCCGAAGGGTTTTTGCCGCGCCTGTGCACGGTCTTTTCCCAAGAGAAAAGCCGGAACGTGCCGGAACTGCCCGGCGTCGGCCTGGGATTGTCCATTGTCCGGGAATTGATGCGCCTTGTGGGCGGCGAGGTGATCATCGACAGCCGGGCGGGGGAGGGGACCGACGTCTATTTGACCTTCGAATACCTGCTGGCCGCCGCCTGTCCGCTGCCGTACCGGAATGCCGCAGCGGCTGCCCCGACCGGACTGCGGGTGCTGGTGGCCGAGGACGACGCCATAAGCCGTCTGGCCTGTCGCCAGTTGCTGCGGCGTCTGGGCCATGTCGTCACGGACGTGGCCAACGGCGCGTTGGCCCTGGCCGCCCTGGCCGAGGCGGATTTCGATTTGGTGGTCATGGATCTGCAAATGCCGGAGATGGACGGCCTGACGGCCATCCGGGCCATTCGCGGGGAGGCCCGCTATAAGGCCAAGGCCGGCGTTCCCATCGTGGCCATGACAGCCTGCGCCTTCACCGAGGACCGGGACAGCTGTCTGGCCGCCGGAGCCGACGTCTACCTGTCCAAGCCGGTGGAAAAGGCCGCCCTTGCCCATGCCATCGAAGCGGCCCTGGCCGCGGGGCGGGGCAGGGCATAGGCCCTGTTGTCACGAGCCTGGCCGGCTTGTCAGGGACGCCGTTTCGCGGCATGGCAGAGGCGAGGGAGGACGTGCCCATGGCTGGAGGTTGGACAGCGGACGGCGCGGTGCAGGACCAGATCGCCCATTCCGTGGAGGACGAGGCGGCCCGGGCGCGTGGCCGGCTGCCGCGCGGCGAGGGCCTGCTTGTCTGCGAGGTTTGCGGCGAGGACATCCCCGAGGCCCGGAGAAAGGCCCTGCCCGGGGTGCGGCTGTGCGTGGCCTGCCAGGAGGAACGCGACGCCGACGAGGGCGCGGCCAGCCTCTACAACCGGCGCGGCAACAAGGACAGCCAGCTGCGCTGACGCCCCGAGCCCTCTTGGACTTCTCGGCCGACAGAGAGCCATCCCACGCCGAAACCCCCTTAAACCTTTCTCCATCTGGGGGGTCTGGGGGCCTCAGGCCCCCAGCCGCCGGAGGCATCCCTTCCGTTTTCTCCCTAACTCGACGTATCAAGCAGCGAGCCGGTGTCGCGAAGCAGCAGATTGAGCAGGATGTCTTCAACGGAGTTGGTGGGCTGTTGGCGTCGCGCTTCCACGGCCTGTTCCAGCAGTTCCGACTGGCCCTTGAGGTTTTCGGCCTGATATTCCAGCCCGCTTTGGCGGTTGGTGTAGATGTCGTTGATGATGGTGGTGCTGCCGAGCTTGTCCGTCACCCGGGCGAGTTCCGTGGCCCTGTCGGTGGAGTTGTTCAGGTTGGCGCTGGTGAGCTCGGTGAAATTGAGCGCGTTGAAATCCTGGAAATTGAGGTTGAAGCCGCCGTTTTTGTAGGCCTGGATATAGACGTTGCCGTTGGCGTCGATCTGGTCCGTGTCCCACTTCGTGCCGTCAAGCAGCGAGATGCCGTTGTATTCCGTCTGCGGGATGAGGCTTAAGATTTCGCTGCGCAGGGAATCGTAGGTGCTCGTCTGGGCG
It contains:
- the rpoC gene encoding DNA-directed RNA polymerase subunit beta' produces the protein MSLDELFSMRGIGQTAVSSRTLKSIRISIASPEKIREWSFGEVKKPETINYRTFKPERDGLFCAKIFGPVKDYECNCGKYKRMKHRGIVCEKCGVEVIASKVRRERMGHIELAAPVAHIWFLKTLPSKIGTLLDMTMVDLEKVLYFDSYLVLDPKDTNLTKFQVISEEQYIQVIDHYGGEDALVVGMGAEAVRGLLEEIDLLTLRAELREESMTTKSQTKKKKIIKRLKVVEAFIESANKPEWMIMEVIPVIPPELRPLVPLDGGRFATSDLNDLYRRVINRNNRLKRLIELGAPDIIIRNEKRMLQEAVDALFDNGRRGRAITGTNGRPLKSLSDMIKGKQGRFRQNLLGKRVDYSGRSVIVVGPRLKLHQCGLPKKMALELFKPFIYSKLEEKGLATTIKTAKKMVEREELVVWDILEDVVREYPILLNRAPTLHRLGIQAFEPTLVEGKAIQLHPLVCSAYNADFDGDQMAVHVPLSVEAQIECRVLMMSTNNILSPANGTPIIVPSQDIVLGLYYLTIERSFAQGEGKVFADTGEVICAVDAGVVSLHARITCRINGERVKTTPGRIIVGELMPEGVPFELVNTVLNKRSIGKLVGDTYRMAGTKATVILCDRLKDLGYEYATRAGVSIGVKDLAIPSTKARLLEASQKEVDDIEIQYGEGIITRTEKYNKVVDVWTKATNDVATEMMKEISWDTLTDEASGRVEKNTSSNPIFMMIHSGSRGNQDQMRQLAGMRGLMAKPSGEIIETPITSNFREGLSVAQYFNSTHGARKGLADTALKTANSGYLTRRLVDVVQDVIITEIDCGTVDGLEITHYVKAGDIKQRVHERALGRTCMFDVYDPVTDEVIIPTNALIDEHYAQVIEDKGFSSLMIRSTLTCQSKHGVCAMCYGRDLARGHLVNVGETVGIIAAQSIGEPGTQLTMRTFHIGGTAAREIAQSSVTAQHSGRIVLSRVKSIVNQQGHTIMMGKSGQVSVVDDQGRERERYSLPSGAKLYAVAGQEVKKDQLLAEWDPFNEPFVTDVAGVIKFTDIVEGKTYQEKVDDATKRATQTIIEYRTTSYRPSVSIVDERGNPKYRPGTNTPAIFSMPVGAILMLRDGQEVFEGDIIARKPRESSKTKDIVGGLPRVAELFEVRKPKEMAVVSEIDGLVSFGPETKGKRKIIVTPEAGDPKEYLIPRGKHVTVQEGDFVEAGELLTEGYPELHDILKIKGEKFLAKYLVDEIQDVYRFQGVGINDKHIEIIVRQMLKKVSILDSGETNFLIGEQVDKIRFMEENARVMEEGLKPAMAEPLVLGITQASLSTDSFISAASFQETTKVLTEASLMGKDDSLRGLKENVIVGRLIPAGTGYRRYMDSEIAVPRQPERPDRFLEELEESPIVGSIDLD
- a CDS encoding hybrid sensor histidine kinase/response regulator produces the protein MLRTWMGIFLTLLTVVALGVLQFNGIVIPNPVLFFALSIVVSAFLGGCPAGFCSVAISLAYVLVDWSQPGALLQYSPANVQRLLVFLATMPLLALLVCQLHRTNRARLTALMARTEELEASRRRLQRAELVARTGNWEVDVATGALSTSEGARRIYGLGDGEMTLDEAKDRPLPQHRQMLDASWTAMIERGEPYAVDFQILRPTDGALIDIHSRAAYNAASGTVFGIIQDVTAAKQVEAALIAARRRADEANAAKSRFLATMSHEVRTPLNGVLGMLQVLEEAELSPQDRACLQAALASARHLGALVSDILDISRIESGRLETVFEPFSLPAVVEETCAPLAALARGKGLNWSLWLDETLPEQVIGDSQKLRRVLNNVIGNAVKFTARGGVRLSCRLVRVRAGRAMVRCLVADDGPGVSEGFLPRLCTVFSQEKSRNVPELPGVGLGLSIVRELMRLVGGEVIIDSRAGEGTDVYLTFEYLLAAACPLPYRNAAAAAPTGLRVLVAEDDAISRLACRQLLRRLGHVVTDVANGALALAALAEADFDLVVMDLQMPEMDGLTAIRAIRGEARYKAKAGVPIVAMTACAFTEDRDSCLAAGADVYLSKPVEKAALAHAIEAALAAGRGRA
- a CDS encoding DksA/TraR family C4-type zinc finger protein, translating into MAGGWTADGAVQDQIAHSVEDEAARARGRLPRGEGLLVCEVCGEDIPEARRKALPGVRLCVACQEERDADEGAASLYNRRGNKDSQLR